One stretch of Streptomyces sp. A2-16 DNA includes these proteins:
- a CDS encoding alpha/beta fold hydrolase: protein MRHRTRIACTAALLLTLTTAPAATAADAGPTHVDGRLPSGATYMMDVPTTWNGTLLLFSHGYNAGPANPAQDAPDAPTKALLLQQGYALIGSSYASTGWAVTDAVPDQMATLSAFTDRFGQASRTLAWGRSYGGLVTTAIAERHPDRIDGSLSMCGLVHGGVANWNNTLDPVFALKTLLGSDVPLVDLPTQQAATDAANTLTATVDSAQSTAEGRARIALAAALHNIPVWNAPTQTRPAATDWDAQQANQYDAVKGLLKIAAFNRRQEAEVRAGGNMSWNTGVDYARLLAKSSVRKEVTALYKKAGLSLTKDLAALDRAPRITADPAAVAWMSGTSSFTGKLAKPQLSVHTIGDALVPVQTESALKRAVTAAGSGPLLRQAYVDNAGHCTFSPAEQLAALRTLEDRLTTGTWQGTDPASLNARATAADPTTPTRYISYRPTPYLRPYDLAHPADGR from the coding sequence ATGAGGCACCGCACCCGCATCGCCTGCACGGCGGCCCTGCTGCTCACCCTGACCACCGCACCCGCCGCCACGGCGGCCGACGCGGGCCCCACCCACGTGGACGGCCGACTCCCCTCCGGGGCCACGTACATGATGGACGTCCCCACCACATGGAACGGCACCCTCCTCCTCTTCAGCCACGGCTACAACGCAGGCCCGGCGAACCCCGCCCAGGACGCCCCGGACGCCCCCACCAAGGCCCTTCTCCTCCAGCAGGGTTACGCCCTCATCGGCTCCTCGTACGCCAGCACCGGCTGGGCGGTGACGGACGCGGTTCCCGACCAGATGGCCACCCTGAGCGCCTTCACCGACCGCTTCGGCCAGGCCTCCCGCACCCTCGCCTGGGGACGGTCGTACGGCGGCCTGGTCACCACCGCGATCGCCGAGCGTCACCCGGACCGGATCGACGGCTCGCTCTCGATGTGCGGCCTGGTCCACGGCGGCGTCGCCAACTGGAACAACACCCTCGACCCGGTGTTCGCCCTCAAGACGCTCCTGGGATCCGACGTCCCCCTGGTGGACCTCCCGACCCAGCAGGCGGCCACCGACGCGGCGAACACCCTGACCGCCACGGTCGACTCGGCGCAGTCCACGGCCGAGGGCCGGGCCAGGATCGCCCTCGCCGCCGCCCTGCACAACATCCCGGTCTGGAACGCGCCCACCCAGACCCGCCCGGCCGCCACCGACTGGGACGCCCAGCAGGCCAACCAGTACGACGCCGTCAAGGGGCTGCTGAAGATCGCCGCCTTCAACCGGCGCCAGGAGGCCGAGGTCCGCGCGGGCGGCAACATGTCCTGGAACACCGGCGTCGACTACGCCCGGCTGCTCGCCAAGTCCTCCGTCCGCAAGGAGGTCACCGCGCTGTACAAGAAGGCGGGCCTCTCCCTGACCAAGGACCTCGCCGCCCTCGACCGGGCCCCGCGCATCACCGCGGACCCGGCCGCCGTCGCCTGGATGAGCGGCACCAGCAGCTTCACCGGCAAGCTGGCCAAGCCCCAGCTCTCCGTCCACACCATCGGCGACGCCCTGGTCCCCGTCCAGACGGAGAGCGCGCTGAAGCGGGCGGTCACGGCGGCCGGTTCCGGCCCCCTTCTGCGCCAGGCCTACGTCGACAACGCCGGCCACTGCACGTTCAGCCCCGCCGAACAACTCGCCGCCCTCCGCACCCTGGAGGACCGCCTGACCACCGGTACCTGGCAGGGCACCGACCCGGCGTCCCTCAACGCCCGCGCCACCGCGGCCGACCCCACCACCCCCACCCGCTACATCTCGTACCGCCCGACCCCCTACCTGCGCCCGTACGACCTCGCGCACCCCGCCGACGGCCGGTGA
- a CDS encoding PaaX family transcriptional regulator C-terminal domain-containing protein: MEDDDILDTADGPQPRPQSLMLTFFGNHVLEEGDLGVYSGSIIDVLGRVGVGEQAVRSTLTRMVNRGLLQRQREGRKMFFGLTPQATRVLIDGRTRIWKQGAVNDDWDGSWTLLGFSLPDSWKRQRHDLRSRLTWSGFGALYSGLWIAPGQVDVSAVVTDLGLTAHVKIFHARAADVTDIEQMIRDTWDLESIAARYVTFDKRWSTHLGSGTDDDPIGTRLRLVSDWLRTIRTDPRLPARHLPPAWPARTAQETFHRVAEQTHPALELARAALETTPLRQDP; this comes from the coding sequence GTGGAGGACGACGACATCCTGGACACCGCGGACGGGCCGCAGCCGCGCCCGCAGTCGCTCATGCTCACCTTCTTCGGCAACCACGTCCTGGAGGAGGGGGACCTGGGCGTCTACTCGGGCAGCATCATCGACGTCCTGGGCCGGGTCGGCGTGGGCGAACAGGCCGTGCGCTCCACCCTCACCCGCATGGTCAACCGGGGCCTGCTGCAGCGTCAGCGCGAGGGCCGCAAGATGTTCTTCGGCCTGACCCCGCAGGCCACCCGCGTCCTGATCGACGGCCGCACCCGCATCTGGAAGCAGGGCGCCGTCAACGACGACTGGGACGGCTCCTGGACCCTGCTCGGCTTCTCCCTGCCCGACTCCTGGAAACGCCAGCGCCACGACCTGCGCTCACGGCTCACCTGGTCCGGATTCGGCGCCCTGTACAGCGGTTTGTGGATCGCCCCCGGCCAGGTGGACGTCTCCGCGGTGGTCACCGACCTCGGCCTCACGGCCCACGTCAAGATCTTCCACGCGCGGGCCGCCGACGTGACCGACATCGAGCAGATGATCCGCGACACCTGGGACCTGGAGTCCATCGCCGCCCGCTATGTCACCTTCGACAAGCGCTGGAGCACCCACCTGGGCAGCGGCACCGACGACGACCCGATCGGCACCCGTCTGCGCCTGGTGAGCGACTGGCTCCGGACCATCCGCACGGACCCGAGGCTCCCGGCCCGCCACCTGCCCCCGGCCTGGCCGGCCCGCACCGCGCAGGAGACCTTCCACCGGGTCGCGGAACAGACCCACCCGGCACTGGAGTTGGCCCGAGCCGCACTGGAGACGACTCCCCTGCGCCAGGATCCCTGA
- a CDS encoding sugar ABC transporter substrate-binding protein: MSRTPRLPSSLIRVAACTSVAALALTACGSGSGSDSVGAGSGKVKVGLITKTDTNPFFVKMKEGAEKAAKKDGVQLMTAAGKFDGDNAGQVTAIENMVAAGVKGILITPSDSKAIVPAIAKAKAKGVLVIALDTPTEPESAVDALFATDNLKAGELIGEYAKAAMKGKAAKIATLDLAPGVSVGVQRHNGFLKGFGAAEKDVACAQDTGGDQAKGQTAMENCLQKEPGINLVYTINEPAALGAYTALKAKGREKDVLIVSVDGGCTGTQAVKDGKIAATSQQYPLKMAAEGVNAVVTYAKDGKKASGYTDTGVTLITDKAQTGVASKDTAFGLENCWG; this comes from the coding sequence ATGTCTCGCACCCCTCGACTGCCCTCCTCCCTGATCAGAGTCGCCGCGTGCACCTCGGTCGCGGCGCTCGCCCTGACGGCCTGCGGTTCCGGCTCCGGATCGGACTCCGTCGGCGCCGGTTCGGGCAAGGTCAAGGTCGGACTGATCACCAAGACCGACACCAACCCGTTCTTCGTGAAGATGAAGGAAGGCGCGGAGAAGGCCGCCAAGAAGGACGGCGTCCAGCTCATGACCGCCGCGGGCAAGTTCGACGGGGACAACGCCGGTCAGGTCACCGCCATCGAGAACATGGTGGCCGCCGGGGTGAAGGGCATCCTGATCACCCCGAGCGACTCCAAGGCGATCGTGCCCGCGATAGCCAAGGCGAAGGCCAAGGGCGTGCTGGTCATCGCCCTGGACACGCCGACCGAGCCGGAGAGCGCGGTCGACGCCCTCTTCGCCACCGACAACCTCAAGGCCGGCGAGCTGATCGGCGAGTACGCCAAGGCCGCGATGAAGGGCAAGGCGGCCAAGATCGCCACCCTCGACCTCGCCCCCGGCGTCTCCGTCGGCGTCCAGCGGCACAACGGGTTCCTCAAGGGCTTCGGTGCCGCCGAGAAGGACGTCGCGTGCGCCCAGGACACCGGCGGCGACCAGGCCAAGGGCCAGACCGCGATGGAGAACTGCCTCCAGAAGGAGCCCGGCATCAACCTCGTCTACACCATCAACGAGCCGGCCGCGCTCGGCGCGTACACCGCGCTGAAGGCCAAGGGCCGGGAGAAGGACGTACTGATCGTCTCCGTCGACGGCGGCTGCACCGGCACCCAGGCCGTCAAGGACGGGAAGATCGCGGCCACTTCGCAGCAGTACCCGCTGAAGATGGCCGCCGAGGGCGTCAACGCCGTGGTGACGTACGCGAAGGACGGCAAGAAGGCGTCCGGCTACACCGACACCGGCGTCACCCTGATCACCGACAAGGCCCAGACGGGCGTCGCCTCCAAGGACACCGCCTTCGGCCTGGAGAACTGCTGGGGCTGA
- a CDS encoding ROK family transcriptional regulator: protein MAGRNGRTVRDLRRGNRAAVLRRLYFDGPMSRFELAPATGLSGGSISNVVAELVEDGLVEEAGTVESDGGRPRTLLRVAPAGGHMIGVDVGETRVRVELFDLTLTELARTERPLEHHGYDVEVVVGHIRDGIAEVLADTDVTPEQLLGVGIGVPGIVARTPGQGAVVHGQTIGWDAVPLESLLRSTCELPDSVPFFIDNGARTLGQAELWFGAGRGARNAVVVLFGSGVGACLVTEDVDHGRPLEWGHMTVQVRGRRCRCGALGCLEAYAGAGALVDRWREAGGRPPEGADEETALAALLTAAYPTGRAEADATGGAEAEPTEGAADRPTRGGEADPATAHPAGHAEPDPTALAVLEETAEYVGAGLSDLVNLFQPERILIGGWAGLQLGRRFLPAVRRYADAYALRHPAERVSVDLGELGPDAVTVGAASLPLTDFFAAGGRRGTRGREREAAKG, encoded by the coding sequence ATGGCGGGGCGGAACGGGCGGACGGTGCGTGACCTGCGGCGCGGCAATCGGGCCGCGGTGCTGCGGCGGCTGTATTTCGACGGGCCGATGAGCCGCTTCGAGCTGGCCCCGGCCACCGGTCTGAGCGGCGGCTCCATCAGCAACGTGGTCGCGGAACTGGTCGAGGACGGGCTGGTCGAGGAGGCCGGCACCGTCGAGTCCGACGGCGGCCGCCCCCGCACCCTGCTGCGCGTCGCCCCCGCCGGCGGCCACATGATCGGCGTCGACGTCGGCGAGACCCGCGTCCGCGTCGAGCTGTTCGACCTCACCCTGACCGAACTCGCCCGCACCGAAAGGCCCCTGGAACACCACGGCTACGACGTCGAGGTCGTCGTCGGTCACATCCGCGACGGCATCGCCGAGGTCCTCGCCGACACGGACGTCACCCCCGAACAGCTCCTGGGCGTCGGCATCGGGGTCCCCGGCATCGTGGCCCGCACGCCCGGGCAGGGCGCGGTGGTCCACGGGCAGACGATCGGCTGGGACGCCGTCCCGCTGGAGTCCCTGCTGCGTTCGACCTGTGAACTCCCCGACTCCGTCCCGTTCTTCATCGACAACGGCGCCCGCACGCTCGGCCAGGCCGAGCTGTGGTTCGGCGCCGGCCGGGGCGCCCGCAACGCGGTCGTCGTCCTCTTCGGCTCGGGCGTCGGCGCCTGTCTCGTCACCGAGGACGTGGACCACGGCCGCCCCCTGGAGTGGGGACACATGACCGTGCAGGTCAGGGGGCGCCGCTGCCGCTGCGGCGCCCTGGGCTGCCTGGAGGCCTACGCGGGCGCGGGGGCGCTCGTCGACCGCTGGCGCGAGGCGGGCGGCCGGCCGCCCGAGGGCGCCGACGAGGAGACCGCGCTGGCCGCGCTGCTCACCGCCGCCTATCCGACGGGGCGCGCCGAGGCCGATGCGACGGGAGGCGCCGAGGCCGAACCGACGGAGGGCGCCGCGGACCGTCCGACCCGGGGCGGCGAGGCCGACCCCGCCACCGCCCACCCGGCCGGACACGCCGAGCCCGATCCCACGGCCCTCGCCGTCCTGGAGGAGACCGCCGAGTACGTCGGCGCGGGCCTGTCCGACCTGGTCAACCTCTTCCAGCCCGAACGCATCCTCATCGGCGGCTGGGCCGGCCTCCAGCTCGGCCGACGCTTCCTGCCGGCCGTGCGCCGGTACGCCGACGCGTACGCGCTGCGCCACCCCGCCGAACGGGTCTCCGTCGACCTCGGCGAACTCGGCCCGGACGCGGTCACGGTCGGCGCGGCGAGCCTGCCCCTGACCGACTTCTTCGCCGCGGGCGGGCGCCGGGGTACGCGCGGCCGCGAACGCGAGGCGGCGAAGGGCTGA
- a CDS encoding ATP-binding cassette domain-containing protein, translated as MSALASPTPVLQARGLVKRYGQVTAIDGADFDLLPGEVLAVIGDNGAGKTSLIKALTGAVTPDAGEIRLNGEPIHFSGPQSARAHGIETVYQDLAVAASMDIASNVFLGRELRRPGVLGSVFRMLDKKRMRQEAAEHMADLKIGLRSLTQAVETLSGGQRQAVAVARSVAWARSVVVMDEPTAALGVKESGQVLDLIRRVRDRGMPVVLISHNMPHVFEIADRIHVHRLGRRAALIKPSDYSMAEVVAIMTGALTVDEAGGTVVADSEAAKAAGVQAT; from the coding sequence ATGAGCGCCCTCGCCTCCCCCACCCCCGTCCTCCAGGCCCGCGGTCTCGTCAAGCGCTACGGCCAGGTCACCGCCATCGACGGCGCCGACTTCGACCTGCTGCCCGGCGAGGTGCTCGCCGTCATCGGCGACAACGGCGCCGGAAAGACCAGCCTGATCAAGGCCCTCACCGGTGCGGTGACACCGGACGCGGGCGAGATCCGTCTCAACGGCGAGCCCATCCACTTCTCCGGCCCGCAGAGCGCCCGCGCCCACGGCATCGAGACGGTCTATCAGGACCTGGCCGTGGCCGCCTCGATGGACATCGCGTCCAACGTCTTCCTCGGCCGCGAGCTGCGCCGGCCCGGTGTCCTCGGGAGCGTGTTCCGCATGCTCGACAAGAAGCGGATGCGCCAGGAGGCCGCCGAGCACATGGCCGACCTGAAGATCGGCCTGCGGTCGCTGACCCAGGCGGTCGAGACCCTGTCCGGAGGGCAGCGGCAGGCCGTGGCGGTCGCCCGTTCCGTCGCCTGGGCCCGCAGTGTCGTCGTCATGGACGAGCCCACCGCCGCGCTCGGCGTCAAGGAGTCGGGACAGGTCCTCGACCTCATCCGCCGGGTCCGGGACAGGGGCATGCCGGTCGTCCTGATCAGCCACAACATGCCGCACGTCTTCGAGATCGCGGACCGGATCCACGTCCACCGGCTGGGCCGGCGGGCCGCCCTGATCAAGCCCTCCGACTACTCCATGGCGGAGGTCGTCGCCATCATGACCGGCGCGCTCACCGTCGATGAGGCCGGAGGTACTGTCGTAGCGGATTCCGAGGCCGCGAAGGCCGCGGGCGTCCAGGCCACCTGA
- a CDS encoding putative quinol monooxygenase: protein MKKTLLAEFTAREGAQDEVARMIVEYADQVRAEEGNLAFDVYTKASHPRAFWIFEVYRDEDAFQAHLNAPYGGPFNAALTPLIEEDASVLTFLDPVA, encoded by the coding sequence GTGAAGAAGACCCTGCTCGCCGAGTTCACCGCCCGTGAGGGGGCGCAGGACGAGGTCGCCCGCATGATCGTGGAGTACGCCGACCAGGTGCGGGCCGAGGAAGGCAACCTCGCTTTCGACGTCTACACCAAGGCGTCCCACCCGCGCGCCTTCTGGATCTTCGAGGTCTACCGGGACGAGGACGCCTTCCAGGCGCACCTGAACGCCCCGTACGGCGGTCCGTTCAACGCCGCGCTCACCCCGCTGATCGAGGAGGACGCCTCCGTGCTGACGTTCCTCGACCCGGTGGCCTGA
- a CDS encoding LacI family DNA-binding transcriptional regulator, which yields MAANRRPTLADVAREVGVSAKTVSRVLNEDGPASAETREQVLAAVAKLGFQPNLMARNIRVGGPDTTIGLVIPDLGNPFFGAVARSIEDTVRDRGLTLLMGSSADEPDRERALTDKFLARRVSILLVVPSVGADHSHLKTHRATGLPVVFLDRPGAGLAADSVVSSNRTGAHDGVAHLIAHGHRRIGFVGDLPVKLYTRRERLAGYREALDRAGLPYDRSLVTNAHDQQGASAATSQLLELADPPTALFAGNNIVALGIVAELARSRRKDVAVVSFDDVPLAEALEPALTVVAQDPEEIGRTAATTALSRLDGDRSRARTITVPTRLIVRGSGERPAPELQRA from the coding sequence ATGGCAGCGAACCGCCGCCCGACCCTGGCCGACGTCGCCCGCGAAGTGGGCGTCAGCGCCAAGACGGTGTCCCGCGTTCTCAACGAGGACGGACCCGCGTCGGCCGAGACCAGGGAACAGGTGCTGGCCGCCGTGGCCAAGCTCGGCTTCCAGCCGAACCTGATGGCCCGCAACATCCGCGTCGGCGGCCCCGACACCACGATCGGTCTGGTCATCCCGGACCTCGGCAACCCGTTCTTCGGCGCGGTGGCCCGCAGCATCGAGGACACGGTCCGCGACCGTGGACTGACCCTGCTCATGGGTTCCTCGGCGGACGAACCGGACCGGGAACGCGCCCTGACGGACAAGTTCCTGGCTCGTCGCGTCAGCATCCTGCTGGTCGTGCCGTCCGTCGGCGCCGACCACTCCCACCTCAAGACGCACCGCGCGACGGGACTGCCCGTCGTGTTCCTCGACCGCCCCGGAGCGGGCCTGGCCGCCGACAGCGTCGTCAGCTCCAACCGCACCGGCGCCCACGACGGCGTCGCCCATCTGATCGCCCACGGCCATCGGCGCATCGGCTTCGTCGGCGACCTGCCGGTCAAGCTCTACACCCGCCGTGAGCGTCTCGCCGGGTACCGCGAGGCCCTCGACCGGGCCGGCCTCCCCTACGACCGGTCGCTGGTCACCAACGCCCATGACCAGCAGGGGGCTTCGGCCGCGACCTCCCAGCTCCTCGAGCTGGCCGATCCCCCCACCGCCCTGTTCGCCGGCAACAACATCGTCGCCCTGGGGATAGTCGCCGAACTCGCCCGCAGCAGGCGCAAGGACGTCGCCGTCGTCTCCTTCGACGACGTCCCGCTGGCCGAAGCGCTCGAACCGGCCCTGACCGTCGTCGCCCAGGACCCCGAGGAGATCGGCAGAACGGCGGCGACCACGGCACTGTCCCGCCTCGACGGCGACCGCAGCCGGGCCCGGACCATCACCGTCCCGACCCGCCTGATCGTGCGCGGCTCGGGTGAGCGGCCCGCCCCGGAGTTGCAGCGGGCCTGA
- a CDS encoding RNA polymerase sigma factor: MTTDMRTRIRAGDPDAFAELYGQCARSVYNHAFRLTADWSVAEDVMSATFMEAWRRRDSIEAEGGSLRPWLLGIATNVSRSHGHGNRRYRAAASAAVQAGVVEVADHAEETAGRVDDRRRIAATLTALGSLRRPEREVLVLCLADRELPARGPHPRALQGRRQDPGGRRGGRDGPPRRRRRAARRAERTAHGVDLRQEDVRVPR; this comes from the coding sequence GTGACCACAGATATGCGAACCCGGATACGGGCCGGGGATCCGGACGCCTTCGCGGAGCTCTACGGCCAGTGCGCCCGCTCGGTGTACAACCACGCCTTCCGGCTGACCGCCGACTGGTCCGTGGCCGAGGACGTCATGTCGGCCACGTTCATGGAGGCATGGCGGCGCCGGGACTCGATCGAGGCCGAAGGGGGTTCGCTGCGGCCGTGGCTGCTCGGCATCGCCACGAACGTCTCCCGCTCCCACGGCCACGGCAACCGGCGTTACCGGGCCGCGGCGAGCGCGGCGGTCCAGGCGGGTGTCGTAGAGGTTGCCGACCATGCCGAGGAGACCGCGGGGCGGGTGGACGACCGGCGCCGGATCGCCGCCACGCTGACCGCACTCGGCTCGCTGAGACGCCCCGAACGCGAGGTCCTGGTGCTGTGCCTGGCTGACCGAGAGCTACCCGCCCGCGGACCTCACCCCCGCGCTCTACAAGGCCGCCGCCAGGATCCCGGGGGTCGTCGCGGTGGACGCGACGGGCCGCCACGGCGTCGCCGTCGCGCGGCTCGACGAGCAGAGCGGACAGCGCACGGAGTGGATCTTCGACAAGAAGACGTACGCGTTCCTCGGTGA
- a CDS encoding ABC transporter permease, which yields MTATSTPPSTSSPYAELKAPTTARRLLTAPTTGPLVALLLACVFFAVSTDQFLTGGNFSLIVQQVMVVGTLAIGQTLIILTAGIDLSCGAVMAFGSIVIAKMAAEGSLPPLLAIALGLVVCGGFGLVNGLLVQKIPLPPFIVTLGMLNVAFALTHIYSEEQTVTNLPGPLTALGQTFPMGHTDITYGSLVTIALFLLLAYALSSTGWGRHVYALGNSQEAARLNGIRTSRLTIGVYTVAGLLYGVAALLLISRTGVGDPQAGQTDNLDSITAVVLGGTSLFGGRGSVLGTFIGVLIVGVFRNGLQLMGVASIYQTLITGVLVILAVTVDQISRKKAR from the coding sequence ATGACCGCCACGTCCACGCCCCCGAGCACCTCCTCGCCGTACGCCGAACTCAAAGCGCCGACCACGGCCCGCAGACTGCTCACGGCACCGACCACGGGCCCGCTGGTCGCTCTCCTGCTCGCCTGTGTCTTCTTCGCCGTCTCGACCGACCAGTTCCTCACCGGCGGGAACTTCTCGCTGATCGTGCAGCAGGTCATGGTCGTCGGCACCCTCGCCATCGGCCAGACCCTGATCATCCTCACCGCGGGCATCGACCTGTCGTGCGGAGCGGTGATGGCGTTCGGCAGCATCGTGATCGCCAAGATGGCCGCCGAGGGCTCGCTGCCGCCGCTCCTCGCCATCGCGCTGGGCCTGGTCGTCTGCGGCGGCTTCGGTCTCGTCAACGGGCTGTTGGTGCAGAAGATCCCGCTGCCGCCGTTCATCGTCACCCTCGGCATGCTCAACGTGGCGTTCGCGCTGACCCACATCTACTCCGAGGAGCAGACGGTCACCAACCTGCCCGGACCGCTGACGGCCCTCGGGCAGACCTTCCCGATGGGCCACACCGACATCACCTACGGCTCCCTGGTCACCATCGCCCTGTTCCTCCTGCTCGCCTACGCGCTGAGCAGCACCGGCTGGGGCCGGCACGTCTACGCCCTGGGCAACAGCCAGGAAGCCGCGCGGCTGAACGGCATCCGCACCTCCCGGCTGACCATCGGCGTCTACACCGTCGCCGGTCTCCTCTACGGCGTCGCCGCCCTGCTGCTCATCTCCCGCACCGGAGTCGGCGACCCGCAGGCGGGCCAGACCGACAACCTCGACAGCATCACCGCCGTGGTCCTCGGCGGCACCAGCCTCTTCGGCGGCCGCGGCTCGGTGCTCGGCACCTTCATCGGCGTCCTCATCGTCGGCGTCTTCCGCAACGGGCTCCAACTGATGGGCGTCGCCTCCATCTACCAGACCCTGATCACCGGTGTGCTGGTGATCCTCGCGGTGACCGTCGACCAGATCTCCCGGAAGAAGGCCCGATGA
- a CDS encoding MFS transporter, with translation MSPSPTASERSRQLRRVALSGLLGTAVEFYDFLVYGTVAALVFGELFFPGADPAVGTIAAFGTFAAGYVARPIGGIVFGHFGDRLGRKNMLLLTMGLMGGASFLIGLLPTYDTIGVWAPVLLITLRVLQGIAIGGEWGGATLMVVEHAGDKRRGLWSSFTQMGAPLGSLISAAVVAMVSTLPKDQFAAWGWRVPFLLSVLLLGVGLFVRLQVVESPLFAEVKKDRAESRLPILDVLRHPRPVLLACCVGIGAFTAQSLLTSYLIAYATGIGYPRPQVLTALTVSAAVALVVLPCASALSDRIGRRPVVLTGAILSAATAFPVLALVDSKSSGALILAVVIGHGISQSLMYGPLGALFSEMFGTRVRYTGASLGYQGATLVGAGFSPMIAGSLVASSGNGTPVALLLCGGSLITALTVWFVRETSRTSLGEESAPELPTTPHTEEITA, from the coding sequence ATGTCCCCGTCCCCCACCGCATCGGAACGCAGCCGCCAACTCCGCCGAGTCGCCCTCTCCGGACTGCTCGGCACCGCCGTCGAGTTCTACGACTTCCTCGTCTACGGCACCGTCGCCGCACTCGTCTTCGGCGAACTGTTCTTCCCCGGCGCCGACCCCGCAGTCGGCACGATCGCCGCGTTCGGCACCTTCGCCGCCGGATATGTGGCCCGCCCGATCGGCGGCATCGTCTTCGGGCACTTCGGCGACCGCCTCGGCCGCAAGAACATGCTGCTGCTCACCATGGGCCTGATGGGCGGTGCCAGTTTCCTCATCGGCCTGCTGCCCACGTACGACACCATCGGCGTCTGGGCGCCGGTCCTGCTGATCACCCTGCGCGTGCTGCAGGGCATCGCCATCGGCGGTGAGTGGGGCGGCGCGACCCTGATGGTCGTGGAGCACGCGGGCGACAAGCGCCGCGGTCTGTGGTCCAGTTTCACGCAGATGGGAGCCCCGCTCGGCTCCCTGATCTCCGCCGCCGTGGTCGCGATGGTCTCCACCCTCCCCAAGGACCAGTTCGCGGCCTGGGGTTGGCGCGTGCCGTTCCTGCTGAGCGTGCTGCTGCTCGGCGTCGGCCTGTTCGTCCGCCTCCAGGTGGTCGAGAGCCCGCTGTTCGCCGAGGTGAAGAAGGACCGCGCCGAGTCGAGGCTCCCCATCCTCGACGTCCTGCGCCACCCGCGCCCGGTGCTGCTGGCCTGCTGTGTCGGCATCGGCGCCTTCACCGCCCAGTCCCTGCTGACCAGTTACCTGATCGCGTACGCCACCGGCATCGGCTACCCCCGCCCCCAGGTGCTCACCGCGCTCACCGTCTCCGCCGCGGTCGCCCTGGTCGTCCTGCCCTGCGCCTCCGCGCTCTCCGACCGGATCGGCCGCCGCCCGGTCGTCCTCACCGGCGCGATCCTGTCCGCCGCGACCGCCTTCCCCGTCCTCGCTCTGGTCGACTCCAAGTCGTCGGGAGCACTGATCCTGGCCGTCGTCATCGGCCACGGCATCTCCCAGTCGCTGATGTACGGCCCGCTGGGTGCCCTGTTCAGCGAGATGTTCGGCACCCGGGTCCGCTACACGGGCGCCTCCCTCGGCTACCAGGGCGCGACGCTGGTCGGCGCCGGCTTCTCCCCGATGATCGCCGGAAGCCTGGTCGCGAGCAGTGGCAACGGCACCCCCGTCGCCCTCCTGCTGTGCGGCGGCTCGCTGATCACCGCGCTGACCGTGTGGTTCGTCCGCGAGACGAGCCGTACCTCGCTCGGCGAGGAATCCGCCCCCGAACTCCCCACCACCCCCCACACGGAGGAGATCACCGCATGA